One genomic window of Gossypium hirsutum isolate 1008001.06 chromosome D11, Gossypium_hirsutum_v2.1, whole genome shotgun sequence includes the following:
- the LOC107925741 gene encoding arabinogalactan protein 23: protein MDMKKVSTAIIVAAASMSAVMAADAPAPSPSAGGSSPSSSPAFAPAAGPDSSVAAATLPVLGSLVGASIVSLFSYMLHV, encoded by the coding sequence ATGGACATGAAGAAGGTCTCCACCGCCATCATTGTTGCCGCCGCCTCAATGAGCGCCGTCATGGCCGCAGATGCACCTGCTCCTTCCCCTTCCGCAGGTGGTTCTAGCCCTAGCTCCTCTCCCGCTTTCGCCCCAGCAGCAGGCCCGGATTCCAGCGTCGCTGCCGCCACTTTGCCTGTTCTTGGATCATTGGTTGGGGCTTCcattgtttctttgttttcttacATGCTACATGTATGA
- the LOC121223530 gene encoding arabinogalactan protein 23, translated as MDMKKVSTAIIVAAASISVVMAADAPAPSPSAGGSIPSSSPGSAPASGPDSSVAAAALPVLGSLVGASIVSLFSYMLHV; from the coding sequence ATGGACATGAAGAAGGTCTCCACCGCCATCATTGTTGCTGCCGCCTCAATTAGCGTCGTCATGGCTGCCGATGCACCTGCTCCCTCCCCTTCCGCCGGTGGTTCTATTCCTAGCTCCTCTCCCGGTTCCGCCCCAGCATCAGGACCAGATTCCAGCGTGGCTGCCGCAGCCTTGCCGGTCCTTGGATCATTGGTTGGGGCTTCcattgtttctttgttttcttacATGCTACATGTATGA
- the LOC107925740 gene encoding arabinogalactan protein 23, protein MDMKKVSTAIIVAAASMSAVMAADAPAPSPSAGGSSPSSSPAFAPAAGPDSSVAAATLPVLGSLVGASIVSLFSYMLHV, encoded by the coding sequence ATGGACATGAAGAAGGTCTCCACCGCCATCATTGTTGCTGCCGCCTCAATGAGCGCCGTCATGGCCGCAGATGCACCTGCTCCTTCCCCTTCCGCAGGTGGTTCTAGCCCTAGCTCCTCTCCCGCTTTCGCCCCAGCAGCAGGCCCGGATTCCAGCGTCGCTGCCGCCACTTTGCCTGTTCTTGGATCATTGGTTGGGGCTTCcattgtttctttgttttcttacATGCTACATGTATGA
- the LOC107925745 gene encoding arabinogalactan protein 23 → MDMKKISTAIIVAAASMSAVMAAGAPSPAPSAGGSSPSFSPGSTPASGPDSSVAAATLPVLGSLVGASIVSLFSYMLQ, encoded by the coding sequence ATGGACATGAAGAAGATCTCCACCGCCATCATTGTTGCCGCTGCCTCAATGAGCGCCGTCATGGCCGCTGGTGCACCATCTCCTGCCCCTTCCGCCGGTGGTTCTAGTCCTAGCTTCTCTCCTGGTTCCACCCCAGCATCAGGACCGGATTCCAGCGTAGCTGCCGCAACCTTGCCTGTTCTTGGATCATTGGTTGGGGCTTCcattgtttctttgttttcttacATGCTGCAGTAA
- the LOC107925742 gene encoding arabinogalactan protein 23: MDMKKVSTAIIVAAASMSAVMAADAPAPSPSAGGSIPSSSPGSAPASGPDSSVAAAALPVLGSLVGASIVSLFSYMLHV; the protein is encoded by the coding sequence ATGGACATGAAGAAGGTCTCCACCGCCATCATTGTTGCTGCTGCCTCAATGAGCGCCGTCATGGCTGCCGATGCACCTGCTCCCTCCCCTTCCGCCGGTGGTTCTATTCCTAGCTCCTCTCCCGGTTCCGCCCCAGCATCAGGACCAGATTCCAGCGTGGCTGCCGCAGCCTTGCCGGTTCTTGGATCATTGGTTGGGGCTTCcattgtttctttgttttcttacATGCTACATGTATGA
- the LOC107925847 gene encoding dehydration-responsive element-binding protein 2F → MDSYKRSPLKPWKKGPTRGKGGPQNASCQYRGVRQRTWGKWVAEIREPKKRTRLWLGSFATAEEAAMAYDDAARRLYGPEAYLNLPHLQRIPTTTTTNLSNKSSTQKFKWIPSNNFVSMFPSSSPGLLNINAQPSVHVIHQRLQELKNNGVLKTKTDTQSKNIADDVQMKEKDVVGVSSDKPQIDLHEFLQQLGIKKDEKKQCEEEAVVNNNDDAESTLTAMDSTMKDYYDELVPFGENSSFNWDAMIEMHGGVDGFHGVEASFQVHDHGYEEDLAFPTIWNF, encoded by the coding sequence ATGGACAGCTACAAACGATCGCCATTGAAGCCATGGAAGAAAGGTCCAACACGAGGCAAAGGTGGTCCACAGAACGCATCGTGCCAGTACCGTGGTGTCCGTCAACGTACGTGGGGCAAATGGGTTGCCGAAATAAGGGAACCCAAGAAACGAACCAGGCTATGGTTAGGCTCATTCGCCACCGCCGAAGAAGCCGCCATGGCTTACGATGACGCCGCTAGGAGGTTGTACGGCCCGGAAGCTTACCTCAACCTCCCTCACCTTCAACGAATCCCCACCACTACCACCACCAACTTATCCAACAAATCGTCGACACAAAAGTTCAAATGGATCCCATCAAACAACTTCGTCTCCATGTTCCCTTCTTCTTCCCCTGGTTTGCTCAACATAAATGCTCAGCCTAGTGTTCATGTTATTCACCAGAGGCTTCAAGAACTTAAAAACAATGgggttttgaaaacaaaaacagATACCCAAAGCAAAAACATAGCTGATGATGTTCAAATGAAAGAGAAAGATGTTGTTGGGGTTTCATCAGATAAGCCACAGATTGATTTGCATGAGTTTCTTCAACAATTGGGgattaaaaaagatgaaaaaaagcaATGTGAAGAAGAAGCTGTTGTTAATAacaatgatgatgctgagagtaCTTTAACAGCAATGGATTCAACGATGAAAGATTATTATGATGAGTTGGTTCCATTTGGTGAGAATAGTAGCTTCAATTGGGATGCCATGATTGAGATGCATGGTGGTGTTGATGGTTTCCATGGAGTTGAAGCTAGTTTCCAAGTTCATGATCATGGTTATGAAGAAGATCTAGCTTTTCCTACTATTTGGAActtttaa
- the LOC107925743 gene encoding arabinogalactan protein 23, with product MDMKKVSTAIIVAAASMSAVMAAGAPAPSPSAGGSSPSSSPASVTASAPDSSVAAATLPVLGSLVGASIVSLFSYMLQ from the coding sequence ATGGACATGAAGAAGGTCTCCACCGCCATCATTGTTGCTGCTGCCTCAATGAGCGCCGTCATGGCTGCCGGTGCACCTGCTCCTTCCCCTTCCGCCGGTGGTTCTAGTCCTAGCTCCTCTCCTGCTTCCGTCACAGCATCAGCACCAGATTCCAGCGTGGCTGCCGCAACCTTGCCTGTTCTTGGATCATTGGTTGGGGCTTCcattgtttctttgttttcttacATGCTGCAGTAA
- the LOC107925744 gene encoding arabinogalactan protein 23, producing the protein MDMKKVSTAIIVAAASMSVVMAAGAPSPAPSAGGSSPSSSPGSAPASGPDSSVAAATLPVLGSLVGASIVSLFSYMLQ; encoded by the coding sequence ATGGACATGAAGAAGGTCTCCACCGCCATCATTGTTGCTGCCGCCTCAATGAGCGTCGTCATGGCTGCCGGTGCACCATCTCCTGCCCCTTCAGCCGGTGGTTCTAGTCCTAGCTCCTCTCCTGGTTCCGCTCCAGCATCAGGACCGGATTCCAGCGTGGCTGCCGCTACCTTGCCTGTTCTTGGATCATTGGTTGGGGCTTCcattgtttctttgttttcttacATGCTGCAGTAA